The Streptomyces sp. HUAS MG91 sequence AGGCCGATGGCCATGCCCAGGGCTGCGCGGCCCTCTTCCGCGAGGGCGGTGCGACGGGTGCGCGGGCCCGGGTCGATGACCGTCCAGCCGAGGCGGAGGCCGGTGCCGGCGGCCACGAAGACCGCGGTCAGTTCGAGGAGGCCGTGCGGGAGGATCAGGCCGAGGAAGGTGTCGAGGCGGCCGGCGGAGGTCATGAGGCCGATGCCCACACCGACGTTGAGCATGTTCTGGAAGAGGATCCAGAGGACCGGCAGGCCCAGGAAGACGCCCAGGACCAGGCACATCGCCGCGGCCTGGGCGTTGTTCGTCCACACCTGGGCCGCGAAGGAGGCCGCCGGGTGGCTCGAGTAGTACGTCTCGTACTGGCCGCCGGGGCGGGTCATCTCGCGGAGCTCCGCGGGGGCGGCTATGGAGGCCTGGATGTCGGGGTGGGTGCCGATCCACCAGCCGATCAGGGCGGCTATCGCCGTCGAGATGAGGGCCGTGGGCACCCACCAGTGGCGGGCCCGGTAGACCGCGGCCGGGAAACCGCGCGTCAGGAAGTCGGTCACGTCGCGCCAGGAAGCGCGACGGGTGCCTGTCACGGCACTACGCGCGCGTGCCACGAGTTGGGTGAGGCGGCCGATGATCCGGGGGTCCGGTGCGCTGGACTGGATGAGCGAGAGATGGGTGGCCGTGCGCTGGTAGAGCGTGACCAGTTCGTCCGCCTCCGTGCCGGTGAGACGGCCGCGTCGGCGCAGCAGGGCGTCCAGACGGTCCCACTCGGCGCGGTGGGCGGACACAAAGACGTCGAGGTCCATCCGGTCTGCTGCTCCTCGCTTTCCGGCACCTGTGCGGCGCGATGTGCCCTCAGCTTGGCAGACTGGCGGTTCCTAGGGCAGGTCAGGGAAGGGTGGGTGGCCGGTGTGAGTGAGCTGGTGACGGGCGAGGCGGTGGCTCTGGAGCTGCGGCCTGCGAAACTGCCGAGCCGGGCACTCGCCGTGCTCATCGATCTCGCGGTGGCCTTCGCCGTCTACATCGCCGTGACGATGACGATCGTGGCGGCCACGTCCTCGCTGGACGACGCCGCTTCGGCCGCCGTAGCCGTGGCGACGTTCCTGCTGGTGCTGGTCGGGGTTCCGATCGCGGTGGAGACGCTGAGCAGGGGGCGATCGCTGGGGAAGCTCGCGTGCGGGCTGCGGGTCGTGCGGGACGACGGGGGGCCGATCCGGTTCCGGCACGCGCTGGTGCGGGGGGCCGTCGGCGTCGTGGAGATCCTGATGACCTTCGGGGTCGTGGCCTGCATCGCCTCACTGGTGTCCGCGCGGGGGCGCAGGATCGGCGACGTCGTCGCGGGGACGCTCGTCGTGCGGGAGCGGGTGCCCACCGGGCAGGCCGCGTTCGTACCGCCTCCCCCGCCGTGGCTGGTGGGCCGGTTCGCGCAGCTCGATCTGTCCGCGGTGCCCGAGGGGCTGTGGCTCGCGGTGCGGCAGTACCTGACGCGGATGGGGCAGCTGGATCCGCAGGTGGGGCACGGCATGGCCGCGCGGCTCGCGGCCGATGTCGCCGCGCACACCGGTGCTCCGGCGCCGACGGATGTGCCGCCCGCGGCGTTCCTGGCCGCCGTGGTGCACGAGCGGCAGTCGCGCGAGGCCCAGCGGGCCTACGACGCGGCGCGGCACGGTGGCGG is a genomic window containing:
- a CDS encoding stage II sporulation protein M, which produces MDLDVFVSAHRAEWDRLDALLRRRGRLTGTEADELVTLYQRTATHLSLIQSSAPDPRIIGRLTQLVARARSAVTGTRRASWRDVTDFLTRGFPAAVYRARHWWVPTALISTAIAALIGWWIGTHPDIQASIAAPAELREMTRPGGQYETYYSSHPAASFAAQVWTNNAQAAAMCLVLGVFLGLPVLWILFQNMLNVGVGIGLMTSAGRLDTFLGLILPHGLLELTAVFVAAGTGLRLGWTVIDPGPRTRRTALAEEGRAALGMAIGLALVLFVSGAIEGFVTPSGLPTWARIGIGIAAELAFLTYVYVLGGRATREGETGDVPESERSALLPTAA
- a CDS encoding RDD family protein; protein product: MSELVTGEAVALELRPAKLPSRALAVLIDLAVAFAVYIAVTMTIVAATSSLDDAASAAVAVATFLLVLVGVPIAVETLSRGRSLGKLACGLRVVRDDGGPIRFRHALVRGAVGVVEILMTFGVVACIASLVSARGRRIGDVVAGTLVVRERVPTGQAAFVPPPPPWLVGRFAQLDLSAVPEGLWLAVRQYLTRMGQLDPQVGHGMAARLAADVAAHTGAPAPTDVPPAAFLAAVVHERQSREAQRAYDAARHGGGPAAPAGYALTGAPSYPAPSYPAPQSPTPYTPPAAPVGPAPDAFRKPPAPSSAPGAPGSPGDRDGGAEPPATGFAPPA